The window TggaactttttttttggcggggAACTGGTGCAAAATGATTCTGACGCCCAACACCGCCCAGATTTGATGGATGCCAAGGCTGCCATCTTGGATGAGTGGGTCCAGTCTGCAGGGTTCCTGCCTCAACGGTCAGGGGTTGCAACATCACGGTTCTCGATGTCATCGTGCCTTCCTCGGGCAACTTCTTTGTTTTAAAGGACTACCTACGATACAAGTATGAATTTAGCCCATATTATGAGAGAGTCATCATGGCTTATGGACTATCATCGTCCGCTCTTGATACCTGTTCTCTTGATATAGGCTTCCTCATGCTTGTCCACGATGTGGCATGTGGCTAGAACTTTGGATGGTCTACACAGAACTCTATGAGACCCCTTATCTAGGTAGCTAGGTAGGCTTCTTTGGCTGATGTGAGATACATCTTCCCAAACCTTCCCTCAACCATCTTCAATCAGGTAGTGGGCGCGCCACCAAACCCAAAGGGCCTGGCTTTGCTGGCAGGGGAGGTCTTTCAAATTTCTTCAACTTTTCCCAGACAAGTCAAACATACCACACACAACCCGTCATCGTATAAAAGTCATGGCGATAATGGCGAAGGAGAGAGGAACTCGAAATCTCAGTGTGAAAGAACCCCGGCCGTCCTGCAACCGCCGTCGCCAGTCCACCAAGATCGACAAGGGCTTGTCCAAGAGGTAAGTCGCCGCTTCTGTTACCACCTGTACACTCAAGACCAACCAACTCCAGGAACGCCAAACTCAAGCGCCGCACCAAATCCCTCAAGAAAGCCATCAAAAAGAACCGCCGCCTAACCGAGCATCTCAACGAGCAGCTGACCCGTCTGACCACAACAATCGAACAAGCCAACACCCACTTGCCTGACACCAGCCAAATCAACAGCGAGATGAGAAATCTCAGCAATGGCATGGGAGTCCTCCTCGGTGGCATGGCAGAATACAAAGAAGGCATGCAACAACTCGGTGACGAGATGCAAATCGCGGAGCACAATCTGGAACTGTTCAGCGCGACTATAAGAAGGCTCTTTGACAATGGCACGGAAGCATTCATGGACGATTTTCAGCCGTCCAAGAGAGATTTTGGGGTGATCTACCGACTCACCGAAGCCATCCGTCAGCGGACGCAGAAGAGTGATGTTGGGCGGGGAATTAGCAGACCTGTCGACCGCCTGTTTGGGTGTATGTCGATCCTCCGCAGGTATTTGGATGACAGCATGGAAACCCGCCTGAAGAACTttgaggggaggaagacaaACCAGTTGTCAAACAAATTGTCTTCATTTGTTACTCGTGAGGAAGGGGCATGcaaggttggaggaggtaATGGAAGGCAGAGACCAGGCAGAGACCGGTACAGATAGCCAATCCATATGCATCTTTTGTTCATACCCATCACACAACCCACTCCCAAGACCACACACCCAAACCAGCACCAAAAAAATCTCTTTTTCTATCCCCCATCTTTAAACCTCAATTAAAACGCCCCTGGTATTATTCATTCCCCCAGTCCATCCATTTCAATCCCATATCGTAACCATATTATACActtccccatcctctcccttcctcctgctcctaAACCTTgaacccaaacccagccatACAACTCCTATACTGATCAATGGTCGACAAGCAGTCCTTTTGTGGGTCGGCAGCCTTGGAGAAGAGCATGCACTCGTCGCGCTTGGCCTTTTCGTCTTTGCACACGCAGCAGGGCTATTATTTCTTTTTgttaaccccccccccccctagCTCAATCGTTCAACAGTTGAATCTGTGACGGACCTTGGGCttgtcagcagcagcagcagctgacTGGGCGATCACCGGCGCAACCGGGGCGCTGGAGGCTATGAGGGGTGTTAATCACGCTATCCATGAGACAACGAGAGGGACGGGGAACATACCGATTGAGCTGGCGGTAGCTTGGGCGGAGGACATTTTGACTTTTTTCTTGACGACAAGTACTTTGTTTGAGTtgggggaaaggaaaaaaggtGAAAGAAGTCGGGAGCTATCGGTAAACTGAATGAGCAAGTTGATTTGTCAATTGGCGATTTCTAGAACGGTTTTCCCCCAAGCATTGCCGCTGAGCCGCCGCGAAAACGCATGCCAAGACGGAATGGCGTCAGATCTCTCAGCTTTTTTTGTGGGAAGCTGGGGGgcaggggtggaggaggggtcaCGTGATACCCCTTGGGGTTAACATCTGAGGTACAGCATCATCACTTGGCTAACTTCAATTTCCACTAGTTGACCGAGACGTATATATCCCAGTAACCAGCTATGGTCTCCAGAGTTACAGATTCCCTCCCACTTTActaacaccaccaccatcgcccttTCACAAGTAAACTCCCCGACAATCCCAATCCATACTTTCAAACCACCTGTTTCACCCTCCTACACTCACCTGATCAATGTCATCCCCCACAACAATCCTCCAATTGCATCACCCCCTAAAACCCAATCAtatcccccaccaaaaccaacctccacctctccaccgcctcccccaacctAACCAGCACAcccgcagccaacatcctcaccctctcctcctcccccccttcatcaccccccctcaaacccgAAAACACCCCCGCAACCCAATCCtgcgcctccaccacctccctccccatctccctgcacacctccctcatccgaTCCTCATTCACATCCAGCAACGCCATAAACCCAAACAGCACCGCCCCCGTCAACTGCAAATCCCCCACCGCCTGTGCCCTCACACTCGtatccaacaacaacctccaaaacTCCCCCGTCATCTGCGGCAACGACAGCGTACTAGGTCCAGAAGCGTGGATAATCAACGCCAACGTCTTGAGGTAGAGCGACAAAAGGTAAGGGTTGAATAATATCCCCCTTGTTCgtgacgaggacgagtgTAAAGCCGCTTGGAAGCGGGAGATGAGAGGGGAAAAGAAGTATGTTGATAACACACCGGCGGTAAGGTTGGGGATGCTTCGGATTCGgggtttggttttggttaTGTAACGGACTTTCTCGGGGTTGTTCAAGCGCTCTGTAAAAGTGGACAACTTCAGGGCGTTGGGACCAGTGGCATTGTCGGCTGCTTCTGCGGCCATTGGTGCGAGGAAGGCGTCGGTTATGGAAGTGGCTATGCCATCTAGggcgtttggggggaggggttcaaGAGTGGATGACGAAGAGGGTTGATAAATAGAGGTGGATTGGGGTAGGTAAAGCTTCTCGACTTTTTCGGGTAGGGTCTTGGACGGGAAGGCGGAGGCGGCCGAGTAAGTAGATGTTTCGAAGCCGGCCAGTTCTCTCGAGGTTAAACCCAAGACGATCAGAACAGAGGCTCGTTGGGAGATGGAGTAATCGCCATCAAAGAATGTTTTGGCGAACCAGGGGGCCATGACCTTTGGCTGGGCGATGACCAGAGCGATCATTCCCTGAAGTCGGAGGTCGTCAAAGTCTTCCATCTCGAACTTGTCGCTTAGGCCTATCAAGTGACCGGCGAGCTCGTCAGCGTGCTCTTTGACCTCTGTTCCGTACTCGGCTTTTCGGCGGATGAGTGTTGGAGCTGTTGTAAGGGCTAACCGCTGAAGGTCGTAGCTTTCTGTGTCACGGAGGTACCGTATCAAGTCCCTGATATACACTGGGGCCTTTGGCTTGTCCCTTCTGATCAACGTCGGGTCATCATCCGAATCCTCTTCGTCAGACTCAGGCTTTGCGTATGGCACAaggtcatcctcctccggcccTTCTTCATCGCTAAGCTCTTCGATGATGAAGCCAGTCTGTGGATGCTGGCCAGGGGGTCTTGGTGCTGTTTTTGCTGCTTTTGATGGGGATGTTTTCCTCTTTGGACGAATTGTCGGCGGCGACTCAAACAGAGGTTCCATGCTCCCAATCTCATCCGAGACCTGTGTCAACCCCTTGTACCATGTGGCCATCTCGTCGAACTCTCCTTCcgtgttgaagttgagccGCTTGTCGCCCTTATCGACCAGGTTAGAGAGAGCCTCGCCCATCCACATGCCCAACAAGCGAGCCTTCTGGTGAGGTGCTGTCAGTCTGTTGGAGATGGCGTTCAACCAAACACTGGTGCGCATCATCAAAGTGAGCTTGATAGGTGACAATCTATGTACATAACCGGCGCTCAGCAATAGAACTTCGGCATGGGCTGCATGTAGAGTTAGCGACCAGCCTCCCAGCTGTGACCACTGTGCTGGTACTGACCTTCCTGTTGTAGCATTGGTGAATGCTTGATGTAGAGCTGATCTCCAAACTGACTCAAGCTCTTTTCCAGTACAGCAACGATATCATCCCGGTTTTGAGAGATGACGGCTAGTACTGTTCTCCTGATGCCCACCCCTTCGCCAAGACCGGCCCCTGATGAGCTGGTGAGCCATTCCACCAAGTAATTCTTGAGACTCGTGCTTTCGCCGATGATCGATTTGATTGCGCCAGCAACCGCAGATACTATTGGCTTGCTTTCTTCAGAGTCGCAGTGCCCGAGCCGATCGAGATATTCTGAGGAGAACAGCTTCAGTATGGAAAACAACACCTTCCGTTGCTCTGTAGGCGGCAGATTGCTCAGCAGCATGCCGAACTTGGACGGGTCTGCTCCTTTCTTCAGCACCAGTTCTCCCAGGACATGCTTGGTCAAGATTTCTGCTTGTAGTTAGTATATGATATAATGCTTCGTTACCAAGCAGGAGTCACGTACCACCATGACCCAACTTCAGTCCCTTCGAAAAGAGATCCGAACCGAACTTTGGACTCTCAGTGGGCCCATTTGATAACTGCCAGGTAACAATATTTCTCCCCAACCATGCGGTGTACTGCTGTGCATCTGCCACCCAGATCTCATAGTCCCCATCTTTCGCGGCCTTGTTCGCCTTGACGATACTctcagcctcagcagcaagcgAGACAatcctgccaccaccaaataGGGTCAGGATCTCTTGTGCTCTTGGCCTCATTCGCACCGCTGAAGTGGCAGCATCAGGGCCAGATGACGCTTTGGCAGTCTGCCAAGCCTCGAGAATCCACCCGTCTCCTTTCAGCAAGCCCTCCAACAGGTCCAAGAGAGTTTCAAGGTTGAGATGAATGTGTGGTCTTTTGAGCTTCCCAGGTCCTTCACTTTCGGCTTTGTATTCTTGTATCAAAGCCCGCAGACGGACTAGAATCGCGTTGATGCCTGTGATACTGGAAAGACAATAAAGCAGGAGTTTGAACCCGGAATTCTTGCTGTCTCCAGCATCTTCTTGGAGTAGAATCCAGTGGTTTGTGACGATTTCCGAGACCAATACCTGGACAAGTTGTGCACTGATGGGACTGGGACGCTTGATGCTGGGAATATCATTTTCTGACTGATGCTTGGAGAGAAATCGTAGAGAGGCGATGAGCTCGTCATAGCTAGGTTGTTGTTTCAAGAGTTCGAGAGCATATTCTGGTGAAGCAGGGGCGGGTTTGCctgatgttgctgttgaagattTGGGTTGAGAGCTGGCGAGGCCTTGTGGTGTTTCTGATTCTTTCATGTCTGTGATTCGAATGGTGCTCACTGGTGTCAAGAAGTCATCCATGTTGAGCGAATGAGAGAGGCAAAGCGTAAACTGGAATTCAATTTTCTAGCGTACAAGTCAGCTATGGACTATACAAGTAGATGAGAGTTCTTAATTACTTTGAAAGTCGACCAACTAGGCCGCCTACCTTTGACCTAGGTAATTTCCGGTTGTGAAGTTGAGCTCCTCCTGAGCTTTCGTTGGTACCTAGTCAAGTAGATTGTCAGTGTGTTGATGTAGCAGGATGTAATGCCGAGTCTGAAAGAGCAGCTAAAGCTCAGAATCGAAAGTAAGAGGTTCAAACCCAAATTCATGGCGGCAGGTCATTCGCAATGAGGCTTGAAACAAGAGCTTACAGCGACTTGCATGGTACAAATGAAGTAAATAGCGGGCCGCTCTCGCTAAAAGGACGCGGAAACGCCATATCGATAAGTCCCAGGGAACAGCTCCAGGCAGTTTCGGCGCATTGGAGCTCGAACcccagcttcccctccaacctccaaccccacctgagaccaaacatcaccaccccaaagtcaacatcaccagccGTCTGCCCTCCCGACCTTACCATCTTCACAGTACCGCAATCACCATGTCTGCCGGCCCGGTCCACCCCTTCTCTGAACCGGCAAGATGGAAGTATCTCGACAGAATACGCACCCGGCCAgggcccttcaccacccccgagatGTTCAGCGGTGAAACGAGCGCAGAAGCCATGGACAAGATGAAGATCCTCGTTATCGGCGCCGGCGGTCTAGGCTGCGAGCTCCTCAAGAACCTCGCCCTCTCGGGCTTCAAAAACATCCACGTCATCGACATGGACACCATCgacatctccaacctcaaccgccaGTTCCTCTTCCGCCAGTCAGACGTCGGCAAGTTCAAAGCCGaagtcgccgccgccttcgtcGAGAAGCGCGTCAAAGGCGTCAAAATCACCCCACACAACTGCAAAATCCAAGACTTTGACGAGGATTTCTACATGCAATTCCAAATCGTCGTCTGCGGCCTCGACAGCATCGAAGCCCGCCGCTGGATCAACGCCACCCTCGTCAACATGGTCGACGAGACGATAGAAGACAGCTACAAACCCCTCATCGACGGCGGCACCGAAGGCTTCAAAGGCCAAGCCCGCGTCATCCtcccaaccatcacctcctgcCTCGAATGCCAGCTCGACATGCATGCCCCCCGCGCCGCCGTCCCCCTCTGCACCCTCGCGAGCATCCCCCGTCAGCCAGAACACTGCATCGAATGGGCCCACGTCATCGCCTGGGACAAAGAGAAACCCTTCCcccagctcgacaaggacgaCCCCGAGCACATCACTTGGCTCTACCAAAAAGCCCTCCTCCGCGCAAAGGAATTCAACATCTCGGGCGTGACATACTCCCTCACCCAGGGCGTGGTAAAGAATATCATCCCGGCCATCGCGGCAACAAACTCGGTCATCGCCGCGGCCTGCTGCAACGAAGCCCTCAAAATCGCTACCAACTGTGCCCCTTATTTGGGCTACCCGGAGAATAACTACATGATGTACTCGGGCAACGACAGCATATACACGTACACGTTCAAACACGAGAAAAAGGACGACTGTCCTGTTTGTGGTGTTTCGGCGAGGGAGTTGGCGGTTGATCCAAAGTGGACGCtgcaggagctggtggaCTCGTTTGCGGCGAGGCCGGAGGCTCAGCTGAAGAAGCCGAGTGTGAGGGCGGAGGGCAAGACGCTTTATATGCAGAGCCCGCCTAGTTTGGAGGAGCAGACGAGACCGAACTTGGAAAAGACGCTTGCGGaggggctggggttggtggatgggCAGGAGATTGGTGTTACGGACCCTGCTTTTGCTACGGTTTCGTTCAAGTTTAGGTTGAAGTTTACTTGAGTCTGGGACGGAGATTATCTGCGGTCCATTTTCACCTTGGGTTTTGCATGGCGTTGGGGAGTTTTTGGCTTAAAACATGGTGAACATGgtggaaaggaaaggggtgggtaggtgggATGATACCATTTCAAAGTCaggagagaagaagcaggacCTGGGTACATACACATTTTGTAATGGGACAACAGAACCCCAAAAGTAGAATCTAGAAGTAGACAAATTAGacacttcttttcttctgaCACCGATTCTCTAATCTTGGCTTTATAAACATCAAAATAACTACAGtaaaaaaaagcaaaaaacaacccaagcccctccccccccaaaaagaaTCTTTTTTGGTAAAACCCCGCCTCCTTGACGCCGTTGCACCCAAGTATGAATGTCTGAATAGTCTAAGATACCGCGCCCCTCCCCTTTTCGTCACCTGCGTGTGATCCCTCCTTTGtagacaagaaaaaaaaaggggttATCCATCTATTTTTCTGTGCCATCTTCACTCTTttgcaacaacaaccaacaggTCTACCTGACCATGTTGACAAGCTGCTTCTCCAGTGCCTTCGCCTTGGCCTTCAAATGCGACACCGACTCCAGGAAAATCGCATCGCTCTTCCACTGCCCGGTGCTTTCCACGAGATAGATGAAATGATCCCGTCTCCTGCCAAGCTTAACCTTGTCCTTGAACTCCTCGTGGCGAAGCGCCTCTCTACTGACGGTGTCGCTCTTTGGGTCGACCACAACAGCCTTCAGCTCTCCCTCGTGGCCCTCATACCCTGATCCCTTCTGGGCAGCCTCCTCTGCGGTCACCTTCTCAAGCCCGATGACACCCTTGGGGAAGCATCTCTGGAACTTTTCGGCATCCCGGCCAAGGATAGGTtgagtgatggtgatggtaggCATGATACGGTACGAAGCGGTAGCAACAGGTGAGAACTTGGCATGATCCGACCCCACACCCTTGTGCATGTGCATCTGAACATTGATCTCCTGCCCAGGACGAAGCTTGGCAATTAGGATGTCTGGGTTCACCGGCCGAATGATGTCCTCGCCCGAGAAATAATCCACCTGGCGACCAATAGGCTTGAACACAATATCCTTTGCATACACATGCGCATGATGATACAACTTGGTGGGGTCCGTCTCGTTCGGGTCAGCGTTCTCGTTGTGCTCGCACTTGACGTTCAGCTCGAGCGCGACGGTGTTGAAGTCCTTGCATTCAGCCGGGTCGCCGTTGGCGGGCTTCCGATACCACTTAAGGAAGTCGGTGAGCCCTTCGCGGCCGCCGGTGAAGGGGATGAGGCCCAGGCGGTGGGCGAGAACCTCATCTTGGATGACCGAGGTGTTGTTCCAGACGAAGACGTTTtcgatggcgagggtgggcACGTCGGCGATCATGATGCGGCGGAAGGCGTTGGCGATGGAGGCGTCGATGccgatgagggagaaggaggcttCGTGGGGGTCGTTTTGGTGGAATTCGACCGAGAAGCCGCGCTTGAAGCGCTCAATATCCCAAGCGTGGTCTTCGCCGGGGTAGTGGCCGGGGAAATCGGTCGAAGAGACATCGGTTACGGTCTCGAGGTTGACGCCGACGATCTGTTTGGTGAGGGTCAGTTTGGGGTCTTGGAGGTGTTTGATCTAGGCAGAGATGGATGAAGGCAACAGACCTTGCgcttctcgagctcctccttggtTGGCGGTTTGTGAGGCATTGTGAATGTTTgggatggttgtggtggggtgtGTGTTGCTGGCTGTCGCAAAGCCGCTGGGAATTTCTTGAGCTCTGGTCGGCTCGCCGCGGCAGAATTTTTGGAATCTCAAAAGTTTGGCGGGGACTTTTTGACCGCCTTTGACCGACCCACTGATAAGCTTGTAATAAGAGTGGTCTGTGCTTCTCGAATTAATATTCTGGCCCAATGTTGACATCAGAAGCTCTTTGTGCTATATTTGCAATGAGAAATCAACGATATGAAAACACAGGTACGACTCCGTCGTACTTGCTTTTTTCCCGAGCCGTACTTTCCCAGGTCTCAACACTCAAGGACATTATTATGCCTGACCAATTCTTAACCCTCATTGGCTTCTCACACAGTCCATAGGGTAGTTCACTTGAAGATGTAAGTGAGCATGAAATGAGGCTATAAACAGCCAGATATGAACTTGaaatcatcaacacctcATACCTTCATGTCATGCAACTGTGGGTAGCACAAATACCTGTGACGTCGTGAGGCTCTcgatgaggtgaggttgaaaGTGACATAATTGTCCAATGAGACGCCCTTCAATTGACCCCTGCGCGGATTAACACCCTGCCGGCTCTCGAGCTCCCGTCCAATCAGCAAGCTTGGGCTGGTGCCACTTGCTTTAATGCCAGTGACGGCTTCGACTGTGAAAGAGCCTCCCCACCCATATCCCAAGCTCGCCTCAGTGCTAGCCATTGACGCCGGAGAAGAGGCCGCATCTGCGCGAGTACGCAATCCGGCCCCCCTAACCGACGACACCACTTCAatacccccccatcccgaATCCCCTCAGAGAAATGGCGTCGCTGTACAGGCTCGCCGGCCGCAGCGCCAAGCGCCTCTGTCAAAGGCCATCGTcgcccttcctcaccaccccggcCTTCCCTGCTTCCCGcgccttctccgcctcggccCTCCGAAGAGCTGGCGAGATCACCTGGGAGGGCACCCGCCTGACCCCTACCAACCCCGACTTCGAGGCCGTCGCCGACCCCTACAAGCACATCATCGGCGCCCGGGAGGAAGCCCCCTCAAAAGTCCCTCTCGACACCGAGAACTCGGTCGACGACCGCAAGGTCCGCCACTACACAGTCAACTTTGGTCCCCAGCATCCTGCCGCCCACGGCGTGTTGCGTTTGATTCTGGAGCTGTCTGGTGAGGAGATCGTCCGTGCCGATCCTCACGTTGGTCTTTTGCACCGTGGTACCGAGAAGCTGTGCGAGTACAAGACATATCTCCAGGCCCTGCCTTACTTCGACCGTCTCGACTATGTTTCCATGATGACCAACGAGCAGTGCTTCTCGCTCGCTGTTGAGAAGCTGTTGAACGTCGAGATTCCCGAGCGCGCCAAGTTCATCCGCACCCTGTTTGGCGAGATCACCCGTATCTTGAACCACTTGATGTCCGTCTTGTCGCACGCCATGGATGTTGGCGCTCTTACACCTTTCTTGTGGGGTTtcgaggagagagaaaagctCATGGTGAGTTCACTTCTGGACGTTGGCACTGGCATATCACTAGAGAGGGAACATGGTGAAACACAATGCTGTTGTTCGATTCAAATTCCACCGTAATAACTCCTTAGCTCCCAGAATGCTAATATACAACCCCTCCTCGTAGGAATTCTATGAGCGCGTCTCTGGCGCCCGTCTCCACGCTGCCTATGTCCGCCCCGGCGGTGTCCACCAAGACATCCCCATGGGTCTCCTCGACGACATCTACCAATGGGCGACGCAGTTCGGCGACCGCATCGATGAAACTGAGGAAATGCTGACGGACAACCGCATCTGGATCAACCGTCTCAAGGGCGTCGGCGTCGTCTCGGCcgccgaggccatcaacctctccttcacgGGCGTCATGCTCCGCGGCTCCGGCGTCCCCTTTGACATCCGCAAGTCCCAGCCCTACGACGCCTACGACCAAGTCGAGTTCGACGTCCCTGTCGGTGTCAACGGTGACTGCTATGACCGCTACCTCTGCCGCATGGAGGAGTTCCGCCAGTCGCTGAGAATCATCCACCAGTGCCTCAACAAGATGCCTGCTGGTCCTGTGAGGGTGGAGGATTACAAGATCTCGCCTCCCCCCAGGAGCGCCATGAAGGAGAACATGGAGGCCTTGATTCACCACTTTTTGCTGTACACCAAGGGGTATGCGGTGCCGCCGGGGGATACCTACTCTGCGATTGAGGCGCCGAAGGGTGAGATGGGTGTTTATGTTGTGAGTGACGGGAGCGAGAGGCCCTACCGGGTGCACATTCGGGCGCCTGGGTTTGCGCACTTGGGTGGGTTTGATCACATTTCCAAGGGGCATTTGCTGGCTGATGCTGTGGCGGTGATTGGTACGATGgatttggtgtttggtgagTTATtttcccctcttcccatcttcTGCTGAGAATTGTGCTAATGAATTGTGCAGGTGAGGTTGATCGGTAAATAGCTGGTAGAGTTGTTGAAAACTCAGTGTTGTTGCATCATCAAAATTTGACCAGTTCCGTTTTTGGGGTGGTAGATCTTTGGTGATGCTGAATAGGGGTTAGATGGGGAGCCTGCATGtttgtcttttcttcttgttgctgaAAAAGGAATAGATAGACGAGAaaaggtgagggggggggttgtgtaTATTGCTGTTTCGAGAACTcagtcgtcgttgtcgtaAACAAGTCGcatttttctcttttttaGGCCGAGAAAGAACGAAAGAAAGAAATACCATGGTCGTGATGAAAATGAACTCGGCGCtggggaggttttggtgatgatgacgaactGTAGGGGGCTCTGCTACACTGCTGGGTGTTATTGGTACCCGTTAAAGGGGGGAGTGACGGCTCGAGTAGGTGGTCTGATGCCTTGTGGTGACGCTGTAGGCGTTTCGAGAGAGAGAACAAGGCTTGCAAATGGATCTCATAGGCATCGAACCCATGTTGGGAGGCGTGCTGATATGTTGACTAGGCCTGTCTGTAATAATTCGAGGTctgttgatgttggttgtGTGCCTCGAAAAGATAATTCGAGGCGTGAAATAAATCGCAATCGGCCTGGTGAGATAACTCAAAGGCGTTGAATTGGATGTTGGAGGCGTTGATCTTTTGGTAATGAGGCCTGTTTGTTTCGTTTGAGGCGTCCAAAAAGATGATTGAGGCGTGGTAATTTAATTGGGGGGTATGAGTTGCAAGGAGGAAAGGCATTGAGAtctgggagaggggagggttgatgggtgTAACCTGCCGTGTCGTATGGAGAAGGGAGAAAACGGTGGGAGATGTGGAAAcggtggatgggttggttcCGCTTCCAGAAGGGGTGCCCTTCGTGTTTTGGGGTTTCTGGTGTAATAGGTTAGGATTATGGGGGACtaggttgggaagggggtttggTAAGGTACTTACGATAGATACCTATGCTCCTAGTTACTGTATGCAATGAATCTCTTGTTCCCAAACTAAAAAacaaaataaataaaaaagaTCATGTGGAATGTGAGAGAGAGTTGTTCAGAGAACACCTCCGGCAGAGTGTCTCCGCTGGGGGACACGGGGGACTTCGACCTCGAGGAGGTttctgtcgtcgtcgtcgtcgacggcgCTCCCGTCTGCGGCTCCGTAGGCCATGTCGGATTTGGAGTCGAGGGTTTGGTCATAGTCGTACTCGATGGTGCCGACTGGGTTGGCTTCGACCACGGTGATCACAATGGTGGGCAGCTcgcgaggaggagccgggCGAGGCTGCCTCTGGACACAGTCCTTCCAGGGGGGCATGTgggcaccgccgccgatggGGATGCCGCAGATTGGTGTGCCGACGTGTTCGACGTGGGAAGGGTCGTCGAAGCTGGAGTAGTCCATGCCTACGACGTGGTAGGGCCCGCCGGCTTTGGATCTGGTCCGAGACTGGCTGTGAGGCTGTAGCCAGGGGTAGGCTCCCTCGGGGATCGTGTTGGTGTAGGTTGCGATTGTTGCGAAGGCTGGGTTGGCAACCTGGGGCAGCTGTTGTAGCTGAGGCGGGTAGGAGGCTTGGTATGAGGCTTGGTAGCCTTGAGGCTGCTGGTAACTGCTACTGGAAGCAGTGGGATAGTAGCTTGTCGACTGGGAAGCTACATTGCCGGTCTGAACGTATTGATTGGAATATGGGTCATAGACCCAACCTTGCTGCGTAGCTGGAGTCGAACTAGGCGCCATGGAGGCGTACTGGGCAATGGTATATTGCGTTTGGTCTTGAGAGAAGCCAGGCTCGCGAGGCAAGAGGCTTTTTTGGCTTCTATCCCTTCCAagatcttctccttgggagTTCCGTCGATTGAAAAAAGACTGGCTCTTGTGCTGCCCGCGCCTTCTCCCCGTCCGCCGATATCCCTGCTCGCTGGACTCGGCAAAGGTCGTGATAGGTTGGGGTATGGCGACAGAGCCATGGCAGAACTTCACAGCGCGGTTGTTAGGATAGGGCATACCCTCCTCTTTAGGCTTGACTTCGAAGCTGCCAAACACGctctcaatctccttgatACGCT is drawn from Podospora pseudocomata strain CBS 415.72m chromosome 1 map unlocalized CBS415.72m_1, whole genome shotgun sequence and contains these coding sequences:
- the TEL2 gene encoding telomere binding protein (COG:O; EggNog:ENOG503NUCB; BUSCO:EOG09263YUI) — its product is MDDFLTPVSTIRITDMKESETPQGLASSQPKSSTATSGKPAPASPEYALELLKQQPSYDELIASLRFLSKHQSENDIPSIKRPSPISAQLVQVLVSEIVTNHWILLQEDAGDSKNSGFKLLLYCLSSITGINAILVRLRALIQEYKAESEGPGKLKRPHIHLNLETLLDLLEGLLKGDGWILEAWQTAKASSGPDAATSAVRMRPRAQEILTLFGGGRIVSLAAEAESIVKANKAAKDGDYEIWVADAQQYTAWLGRNIVTWQLSNGPTESPKFGSDLFSKGLKLGHGEILTKHVLGELVLKKGADPSKFGMLLSNLPPTEQRKVLFSILKLFSSEYLDRLGHCDSEESKPIVSAVAGAIKSIIGESTSLKNYLVEWLTSSSGAGLGEGVGIRRTVLAVISQNRDDIVAVLEKSLSQFGDQLYIKHSPMLQQEAHAEVLLLSAGYVHRLSPIKLTLMMRTSVWLNAISNRLTAPHQKARLLGMWMGEALSNLVDKGDKRLNFNTEGEFDEMATWYKGLTQVSDEIGSMEPLFESPPTIRPKRKTSPSKAAKTAPRPPGQHPQTGFIIEELSDEEGPEEDDLVPYAKPESDEEDSDDDPTLIRRDKPKAPVYIRDLIRYLRDTESYDLQRLALTTAPTLIRRKAEYGTEVKEHADELAGHLIGLSDKFEMEDFDDLRLQGMIALVIAQPKVMAPWFAKTFFDGDYSISQRASVLIVLGLTSRELAGFETSTYSAASAFPSKTLPEKVEKLYLPQSTSIYQPSSSSTLEPLPPNALDGIATSITDAFLAPMAAEAADNATGPNALKLSTFTERLNNPEKVRYITKTKPRIRSIPNLTAGVLSTYFFSPLISRFQAALHSSSSRTRGILFNPYLLSLYLKTLALIIHASGPSTLSLPQMTGEFWRLLLDTSVRAQAVGDLQLTGAVLFGFMALLDVNEDRMREVCREMGREVVEAQDWVAGVFSGLRGGDEGGEEERVRMLAAGVLVRLGEAVERWRLVLVGDMIGF
- the uba3 gene encoding NEDD8 activating enzyme (COG:O; EggNog:ENOG503NU43) — protein: MSAGPVHPFSEPARWKYLDRIRTRPGPFTTPEMFSGETSAEAMDKMKILVIGAGGLGCELLKNLALSGFKNIHVIDMDTIDISNLNRQFLFRQSDVGKFKAEVAAAFVEKRVKGVKITPHNCKIQDFDEDFYMQFQIVVCGLDSIEARRWINATLVNMVDETIEDSYKPLIDGGTEGFKGQARVILPTITSCLECQLDMHAPRAAVPLCTLASIPRQPEHCIEWAHVIAWDKEKPFPQLDKDDPEHITWLYQKALLRAKEFNISGVTYSLTQGVVKNIIPAIAATNSVIAAACCNEALKIATNCAPYLGYPENNYMMYSGNDSIYTYTFKHEKKDDCPVCGVSARELAVDPKWTLQELVDSFAARPEAQLKKPSVRAEGKTLYMQSPPSLEEQTRPNLEKTLAEGLGLVDGQEIGVTDPAFATVSFKFRLKFT
- the COX17 gene encoding Cytochrome c oxidase copper chaperone (COG:O; EggNog:ENOG503P741), whose amino-acid sequence is MSSAQATASSIASSAPVAPVIAQSAAAAADKPKPCCVCKDEKAKRDECMLFSKAADPQKDCLSTIDQYRSCMAGFGFKV
- the RPC40 gene encoding DNA-directed RNA polymerase core subunit rpc40 (EggNog:ENOG503NUTN; COG:K; BUSCO:EOG09263CLY), translated to MPHKPPTKEELEKRKIVGVNLETVTDVSSTDFPGHYPGEDHAWDIERFKRGFSVEFHQNDPHEASFSLIGIDASIANAFRRIMIADVPTLAIENVFVWNNTSVIQDEVLAHRLGLIPFTGGREGLTDFLKWYRKPANGDPAECKDFNTVALELNVKCEHNENADPNETDPTKLYHHAHVYAKDIVFKPIGRQVDYFSGEDIIRPVNPDILIAKLRPGQEINVQMHMHKGVGSDHAKFSPVATASYRIMPTITITQPILGRDAEKFQRCFPKGVIGLEKVTAEEAAQKGSGYEGHEGELKAVVVDPKSDTVSREALRHEEFKDKVKLGRRRDHFIYLVESTGQWKSDAIFLESVSHLKAKAKALEKQLVNMVR